Proteins encoded in a region of the Spiroplasma endosymbiont of Amphimallon solstitiale genome:
- a CDS encoding Mbov_0401 family ICE element transposase-like protein, whose product MSAKYKWIYQKEYANISQLVLAHIKQKWEKLDRKFLKTRDKNKYKIVDYKERKRKTKYGMVIYKRRIYEYYNTELQKWVRICLVDEELELPKYKRIGEDIEQIVIEYFADGKRYKDICDILKDAGLTTMDIHRIFEKHKVFNENVEKIKLEKNQPIYISIDDGHRKFWEFKRKINKYSMRLVAFYTDNINHKLVNKRVNVIIRPNKTAIGVKKTAEFLLEQGKRFFENFDQAKIIICGDSAGWIKEVANYLDAQFVLDKFHLIRTLYLGILAGNKGKYWQEYDTCKNFIENGQYNKLINYLYKELDNHKKLKKQYFKNNKQGIINQSAKWNIGTFGESNIWHILKEMLGNRTYNINIYIKMATFKCNQINLKT is encoded by the coding sequence ATGAGTGCAAAATACAAATGAATTTATCAAAAAGAATACGCTAATATTAGTCAATTAGTATTAGCACATATAAAGCAAAAATGAGAAAAATTAGATAGAAAATTTTTAAAAACAAGAGATAAAAATAAATATAAAATTGTTGATTATAAAGAAAGAAAAAGAAAGACAAAATATGGTATGGTGATTTATAAACGACGTATTTATGAATATTATAACACAGAATTACAAAAATGAGTACGTATTTGTTTAGTTGATGAAGAGTTAGAATTACCAAAATATAAAAGAATTGGAGAAGACATAGAACAAATTGTTATTGAATATTTTGCTGATGGAAAAAGATACAAAGATATTTGCGATATTTTAAAAGATGCTGGTTTAACTACAATGGATATTCATAGAATTTTTGAAAAACATAAAGTTTTTAATGAAAATGTAGAAAAAATTAAATTGGAAAAAAATCAACCCATTTATATTAGTATTGATGATGGTCATCGAAAGTTTTGAGAATTTAAACGTAAAATTAACAAATATTCAATGCGTTTAGTAGCATTTTATACGGATAATATTAATCACAAATTAGTTAATAAAAGAGTGAATGTTATTATCAGACCAAATAAAACAGCAATTGGAGTTAAGAAAACTGCTGAATTTCTTTTAGAACAGGGAAAAAGATTTTTTGAAAATTTTGACCAAGCCAAAATCATTATTTGTGGGGATAGTGCAGGCTGAATTAAAGAAGTTGCAAATTATTTAGATGCACAATTTGTTCTAGATAAATTTCACTTAATTAGAACATTATATCTTGGTATACTTGCTGGAAATAAAGGTAAATATTGACAAGAATATGATACTTGTAAAAATTTCATTGAAAATGGTCAATATAATAAGTTAATTAATTATTTATACAAAGAATTAGATAATCATAAAAAATTAAAAAAACAGTATTTTAAAAATAATAAACAGGGAATTATTAATCAATCTGCAAAATGAAATATTGGTACTTTTGGTGAAAGTAATATTTGACATATTTTAAAAGAAATGCTTGGCAATAGAACATATAACATTAATATTTATATCAAAATGGCTACATTTAAGTGTAATCAAATAAATTTAAAAACATAA